The Primulina eburnea isolate SZY01 chromosome 6, ASM2296580v1, whole genome shotgun sequence genome contains a region encoding:
- the LOC140835196 gene encoding protein EIN4-like isoform X2: MTHLLNGWTYGPHPFQLMLALTIFKFLTALVSFATAITLITLIPLLLKIKVREHMLKKKTWDLDREVGIIKKQKEASWHVRMLTQEIRKSLDRHTILYSTLVELSKTLDLQNCAIWMPNAGRTEVNLTHELKGGSFSNTGNSPIPTSDPDVREIKRSDGVKILNPKSVLAVASSGGTGEPGAVAAIRMPMLKVSDFKGGTPEMIPACYAILVLVLPDEQGISWGDEELEIVEVVADQVAVALSHASILEESQLMRDKLVQQNRALQQAKQDALMASQARNAFQMVMSKGLRSPMHSILGLLSILQDEKLSTEQQLLVNTMVKTSNVLSALITDVVDTSAKDNGKFPLQMRSFPLHSMMKEASCLSKCLCVYRGYEFVIEIDKSLPNQVLGDERRVFQVILHMVGSLLKGSKQGGSLTLRVFPVSGSQGWKERKGGQGRTNSSDGYVYIRLEVGVRHISSQSQDNTHPVIPHGFQRYYNGVEGGMSFSACRKLVQLMQGDIRVISNPEGFDECMALGLRFQVWSSAVTSLLEHDEASDRVHSNTLFRGLKVLIADADDVNRAVTRKLLEKLGCTVSAVSSGYECLSALGPSISSCQIVLLDLELPDLNGFEVTTRIRKFRSRSWPLVIALTASDDGETKDKCGQIGMNGVIQKPGSFQEIANELKHILVQANRSL, encoded by the exons ATGACACATTTGCTAAACGGATGGACTTACGGTCCTCACCCGTTTCAGTTGATGCTCGCTCTGACAATTTTCAAATTCCTGACAGCTTTAGTTTCGTTTGCCACTGCCATAACCCTTATCACACTTATCCCCTTGTTACTCAAAATCAAGGTGAGAGAACATATGTTGAAGAAGAAGACATGGGATCTTGATCGGGAGGTAGGAATTATTAAGAAGCAGAAAGAAGCTAGCTGGCATGTTAGGATGTTAACTCAAGAAATTCGAAAATCCCTTGACCGGCACACGATATTGTATTCGACTTTGGTTGAGCTGTCAAAGACATTGGATTTGCAGAATTGTGCTATTTGGATGCCAAATGCAGGTAGAACGGAAGTGAATCTTACACATGAATTGAAAGGAGGGAGCTTTTCAAATACGGGAAACTCTCCAATCCCAACTAGCGATCCAGATGTGAGAGAGATCAAGAGAAGTGATGGAGTGAAAATACTAAATCCTAAGTCGGTTCTTGCTGTGGCAAGCAGTGGAGGAACTGGCGAGCCTGGTGCTGTGGCTGCAATTCGAATGCCGATGCTTAAGGTTTCCGATTTCAAAGGTGGCACCCCGGAGATGATTCCGGCATGCTATGCAATTCTTGTTTTGGTTCTTCCGGATGAACAGGGTATATCTTGGGGCGATGAGGAACTTGAGATAGTTGAGGTTGTAGCTGACCAGGTTGCTGTTGCTCTTTCTCATGCTTCAATTCTCGAAGAATCTCAACTTATGAGAGACAAATTAGTGCAACAAAATCGAGCACTACAACAAGCGAAACAAGATGCATTAATGGCAAGTCAAGCCCGAAATGCATTTCAAATGGTAATGAGTAAAGGATTAAGAAGTCCAATGCATTCAATACTTGGACTTCTTTCCATTTTACAAGATGAAAAATTAAGTACCGAACAACAGCTTCTCGTCAATACCATGGTTAAGACAAGCAATGTTCTTTCAGCCTTAATAACTGATGTGGTGGATACTTCGGCCAAAGATAATGGAAAGTTCCCTTTGCAAATGAGGTCTTTTCCATTGCATTCTATGATGAAAGAAGCTTCTTGCCTCTCCAAATGCCTTTGTGTTTATAGGGGTTATGAATTTGTGATCGAAATCGATAAGTCATTGCCAAATCAAGTATTGGGCGATGAGCGTCGAGTATTTCAGGTCATTTTGCATATGGTTGGGAGTCTGTTGAAAGGAAGTAAGCAAGGGGGTTCACTTACATTAAGGGTATTTCCAGTCAGTGGTAGTCAGGGATGGAAGGAGCGAAAAGGAGGCCAGGGGCGAACAAACTCGTCTGATGGCTATGTTTATATAAGGCTTGAAGTTGGGGTTCGTCATATCAGCTCCCAGTCACAGGACAACACACATCCCGTGATTCCACATGGTTTCCAGAGATACTATAATGGAGTGGAGGGAGGAATGAGCTTTAGCGCTTGCAGGAAACTAGTTCAG TTGATGCAAGGAGACATCAGGGTTATATCAAATCCTGAAGGTTTTGATGAATGCATGGCTCTTGGCTTACGGTTTCAAGTCTGGTCCTCCGCTGTTACAAGCCTATTAGAACATGATGAAGCTTCAGATCGAGTCCATTCGAACACCCTTTTTAGAGGATTGAAAGTTCTTATAGCTGATGCGGATGATGTAAATCGAGCAGTGACACGTAAATTGCTGGAGAAATTGGGATGCACAGTTTCTGCTGTTTCATCGGGATATGAATGCCTCAGTGCTCTTGGTCCTTCTATATCTTCCTGTCAAATAGTGCTCCTTGATCTGGAGCTACCCGATTTAAATGGCTTTGAAGTTACTACAAGGATTCGTAAATTTCGTAGCCGTAGTTGGCCATTGGTCATCGCCTTGACAGCAAGTGATGACGGAGAAACAAAGGATAAATGTGGCCAGATTGGAATGAACGGTGTTATTCAAAAACCAGGCTCATTTCAAGAGATCGCGAACGAGCTTAAACATATTTTGGTGCAGGCTAATAGAAGTTTGTGA
- the LOC140835196 gene encoding ethylene receptor 2-like isoform X1, with amino-acid sequence MLKTSCFLILSIFILVAAAENGLSRCNCDEEGFWSIETLLECQKVSDFFIAVAYFSIPIELLCFVSCSNVPFKWVLFQFISFIVLCGMTHLLNGWTYGPHPFQLMLALTIFKFLTALVSFATAITLITLIPLLLKIKVREHMLKKKTWDLDREVGIIKKQKEASWHVRMLTQEIRKSLDRHTILYSTLVELSKTLDLQNCAIWMPNAGRTEVNLTHELKGGSFSNTGNSPIPTSDPDVREIKRSDGVKILNPKSVLAVASSGGTGEPGAVAAIRMPMLKVSDFKGGTPEMIPACYAILVLVLPDEQGISWGDEELEIVEVVADQVAVALSHASILEESQLMRDKLVQQNRALQQAKQDALMASQARNAFQMVMSKGLRSPMHSILGLLSILQDEKLSTEQQLLVNTMVKTSNVLSALITDVVDTSAKDNGKFPLQMRSFPLHSMMKEASCLSKCLCVYRGYEFVIEIDKSLPNQVLGDERRVFQVILHMVGSLLKGSKQGGSLTLRVFPVSGSQGWKERKGGQGRTNSSDGYVYIRLEVGVRHISSQSQDNTHPVIPHGFQRYYNGVEGGMSFSACRKLVQLMQGDIRVISNPEGFDECMALGLRFQVWSSAVTSLLEHDEASDRVHSNTLFRGLKVLIADADDVNRAVTRKLLEKLGCTVSAVSSGYECLSALGPSISSCQIVLLDLELPDLNGFEVTTRIRKFRSRSWPLVIALTASDDGETKDKCGQIGMNGVIQKPGSFQEIANELKHILVQANRSL; translated from the exons ATGTTAAAGACATCTTGTTTCTTGATTTTATCCATATTTATTTTGGTAGCTGCTGCTGAAAATGGATTATCCCGTTGCAATTGCGATGAGGAGGGATTTTGGAGCATCGAGACTCTTTTGGAGTGCCAAAAAGTTAGCGATTTTTTCATCGCAGTGGCCTATTTTTCCATTCCGATCGAGCTACTTTGTTTTGTTAGTTGTTCGAATGTCCCATTTAAATGGGTACTTTTCCAGTTCATATCCTTCATTGTCCTCTGTGGCATGACACATTTGCTAAACGGATGGACTTACGGTCCTCACCCGTTTCAGTTGATGCTCGCTCTGACAATTTTCAAATTCCTGACAGCTTTAGTTTCGTTTGCCACTGCCATAACCCTTATCACACTTATCCCCTTGTTACTCAAAATCAAGGTGAGAGAACATATGTTGAAGAAGAAGACATGGGATCTTGATCGGGAGGTAGGAATTATTAAGAAGCAGAAAGAAGCTAGCTGGCATGTTAGGATGTTAACTCAAGAAATTCGAAAATCCCTTGACCGGCACACGATATTGTATTCGACTTTGGTTGAGCTGTCAAAGACATTGGATTTGCAGAATTGTGCTATTTGGATGCCAAATGCAGGTAGAACGGAAGTGAATCTTACACATGAATTGAAAGGAGGGAGCTTTTCAAATACGGGAAACTCTCCAATCCCAACTAGCGATCCAGATGTGAGAGAGATCAAGAGAAGTGATGGAGTGAAAATACTAAATCCTAAGTCGGTTCTTGCTGTGGCAAGCAGTGGAGGAACTGGCGAGCCTGGTGCTGTGGCTGCAATTCGAATGCCGATGCTTAAGGTTTCCGATTTCAAAGGTGGCACCCCGGAGATGATTCCGGCATGCTATGCAATTCTTGTTTTGGTTCTTCCGGATGAACAGGGTATATCTTGGGGCGATGAGGAACTTGAGATAGTTGAGGTTGTAGCTGACCAGGTTGCTGTTGCTCTTTCTCATGCTTCAATTCTCGAAGAATCTCAACTTATGAGAGACAAATTAGTGCAACAAAATCGAGCACTACAACAAGCGAAACAAGATGCATTAATGGCAAGTCAAGCCCGAAATGCATTTCAAATGGTAATGAGTAAAGGATTAAGAAGTCCAATGCATTCAATACTTGGACTTCTTTCCATTTTACAAGATGAAAAATTAAGTACCGAACAACAGCTTCTCGTCAATACCATGGTTAAGACAAGCAATGTTCTTTCAGCCTTAATAACTGATGTGGTGGATACTTCGGCCAAAGATAATGGAAAGTTCCCTTTGCAAATGAGGTCTTTTCCATTGCATTCTATGATGAAAGAAGCTTCTTGCCTCTCCAAATGCCTTTGTGTTTATAGGGGTTATGAATTTGTGATCGAAATCGATAAGTCATTGCCAAATCAAGTATTGGGCGATGAGCGTCGAGTATTTCAGGTCATTTTGCATATGGTTGGGAGTCTGTTGAAAGGAAGTAAGCAAGGGGGTTCACTTACATTAAGGGTATTTCCAGTCAGTGGTAGTCAGGGATGGAAGGAGCGAAAAGGAGGCCAGGGGCGAACAAACTCGTCTGATGGCTATGTTTATATAAGGCTTGAAGTTGGGGTTCGTCATATCAGCTCCCAGTCACAGGACAACACACATCCCGTGATTCCACATGGTTTCCAGAGATACTATAATGGAGTGGAGGGAGGAATGAGCTTTAGCGCTTGCAGGAAACTAGTTCAG TTGATGCAAGGAGACATCAGGGTTATATCAAATCCTGAAGGTTTTGATGAATGCATGGCTCTTGGCTTACGGTTTCAAGTCTGGTCCTCCGCTGTTACAAGCCTATTAGAACATGATGAAGCTTCAGATCGAGTCCATTCGAACACCCTTTTTAGAGGATTGAAAGTTCTTATAGCTGATGCGGATGATGTAAATCGAGCAGTGACACGTAAATTGCTGGAGAAATTGGGATGCACAGTTTCTGCTGTTTCATCGGGATATGAATGCCTCAGTGCTCTTGGTCCTTCTATATCTTCCTGTCAAATAGTGCTCCTTGATCTGGAGCTACCCGATTTAAATGGCTTTGAAGTTACTACAAGGATTCGTAAATTTCGTAGCCGTAGTTGGCCATTGGTCATCGCCTTGACAGCAAGTGATGACGGAGAAACAAAGGATAAATGTGGCCAGATTGGAATGAACGGTGTTATTCAAAAACCAGGCTCATTTCAAGAGATCGCGAACGAGCTTAAACATATTTTGGTGCAGGCTAATAGAAGTTTGTGA
- the LOC140835558 gene encoding uncharacterized protein has translation MDVRKLVSSVETDHQSEKLINEDNSGVGRAYECTFCKRGFTNAQALGGHMNIHRKDKAKAKKRIGEKPSNQSINPVEKYLNSRCFSHVSSSDQGCQVSYRVYLPSSNPSSLTHNYQRNIPVWRPEEQFIDYMKVNLSMRIGLPPLADQEEG, from the coding sequence ATGGATGTCAGGAAACTAGTTTCAAGTGTGGAAACTGATCATCAATCAGAGAAATTAATAAACGAAGACAACTCTGGTGTTGGAAGAGCATATGAGTGCACTTTTTGCAAACGGGGCTTCACTAACGCGCAAGCTTTGGGAGGGCACATGAACATACATAGGAAAGACAAAGCCAAAGCCAAGAAAAGAATCGGGGAGAAACCCTCGAATCAAAGCATCAATCCGGTCGAAAAATACTTGAATTCAAGGTGTTTTTCTCAtgtttcatcaagtgatcaagGGTGCCAGGTGAGTTATCGAGTGTACTTGCCTTCATCAAACCCTAGTAGTCTAACTCATAATTATCAAAGAAATATCCCTGTTTGGAGGCCAGAAGAGCAATTCATCGATTACATGAAGGTGAACTTAAGTATGAGAATAGGATTGCCCCCACTTGCGGATCAGGAAGAGGGTTAA
- the LOC140833636 gene encoding transcriptional regulator SUPERMAN-like, protein MERSRICMGRNTKQQQRNNINNSTTQRIQEMNVYKFKGKWDICHEFKNHKNAEDSSVGAGFSWPPRCYSCNFCRREFRSAQALGGHMNVHRRDRARLRQFSPPKIIQNLDPNPSLNQNPSLMSSHWTRFPHYTSPLPPFFPSSHSRFSSCLNSNHASIERSREEGVLFENLMKPSAGDLMMMESQKAFNSVEKFGSSVCEKGCENVKKYLVRLDLEIGLISQYSHAELDLELRLGYT, encoded by the coding sequence ATGGagcgatcaagaatctgtatggGCAGAAATACGAAGCAGCAACAAAGAAACAATATCAACAATAGTACTACACAAAGAATCCAAGAAATGAACGTTTACAAGTTCAAGGGAAAATGGGATATTTGCCACGAGTTCAAGAACCATAAAAATGCTGAGGATAGCTCAGTTGGAGCTGGATTTTCATGGCCTCCAAGATGTTATTCATGCAATTTCTGCCGAAGGGAATTTAGATCTGCTCAAGCTCTAGGGGGACACATGAACGTTCACAGAAGGGACCGAGCAAGATTGAGGCAATTTTCTCCACCGAAGATTATCCAAAATCTAGATCCTAACCCTAGCTTGAATCAAAACCCTAGTTTGATGTCATCTCACTGGACAAGGTTCCCTCATTACACTTCTCCATTACCTCCATTCTTCCCTTCTTCACATTCCCGTTTCTCTTCATGTTTAAACAGTAATCATGCTAGTATTGAGAGGTCGAGGGAGGAAGGTGTTTTGTTTGAGAACTTGATGAAGCCGAGCGCAGGGGATTTGATGATGATGGAGAGTCAGAAAGCCTTTAACAGTGTCGAAAAGTTTGGCTCATCTGTTTGTGAAAAAGGGTGTGAAaatgtgaagaaatatttggtGAGATTGGACCTGGAGATTGGCTTGATTAGTCAGTACTCTCATGCGGAACTGGATTTGGAACTTCGACTAGGGtacacttaa
- the LOC140833637 gene encoding serine/threonine-protein kinase BLUS1, producing MEHKEKGAEDDSAGNNQYPLDSNCYEILDEIGRGVSAIVYKAICIPLNSSVVAIKAIDLEKARADLDSVRRESKIMTLLCHPNILRAHCSFTVESQLWVVMPFISCGSLQSIISSSFPDGLPEPCIATVLKETLSALSYLHGQGHLHRDIKAGNILVDSNGSVKLADFGVSASVYEWNSSSMMLTDVAGTPYWMAPEVIHSHTGYSFKADIWSFGITAMELAHGRPPLSHLPPFKSLIMKITKRFRFSDHYEQGKDGKAKKFSKYFKDMVGLCLDQDPSKRPSAEKLLKHSFFKNCKGNDFLAKNVLQGLASVEKRYKVGKMQSVFSLNKSDEDDEDDVNVGDISLENGKQRRISGWNFNEEGFELEPVFKNCIEGDQRGVKQVSFEVETMLQENRSNFDGGQNDGCVDKEVVMDSLLLLKKNLDCQMQEVLQMMALMSGEESVEMMGVSREEQMMQEIEELRMEVENEKKKRFAFEMELEFLKSQLLRK from the coding sequence ATGGAACACAAAGAGAAAGGAGCTGAAGATGATTCGGCCGGAAATAATCAGTATCCTCTTGACTCAAACTGCTACGAAATTCTTGATGAAATCGGGAGAGGAGTTAGTGCAATTGTGTACAAAGCAATATGCATTCCATTAAACTCTTCAGTTGTCGCCATTAAAGCCATCGATTTGGAAAAAGCGAGAGCGGATTTGGATAGCGTAAGACGCGAATCCAAGATTATGACGCTTCTGTGCCACCCAAATATCCTCAGAGCTCACTGTTCCTTCACTGTAGAAAGCCAACTTTGGGTGGTGATGCCGTTCATTTCCTGTGGTTCTCTACAGTCGATTATTTCTTCTTCATTCCCTGACGGATTGCCCGAGCCCTGCATCGCGACGGTTCTTAAAGAAACTTTGAGTGCCTTATCATATCTACACGGGCAAGGCCATTTGCATAGAGATATTAAGGCAGGAAACATCCTTGTCGATTCGAATGGATCGGTCAAGTTAGCGGATTTCGGGGTTTCGGCCTCGGTTTACGAGTGGAATTCTTCGTCTATGATGTTAACTGATGTGGCCGGGACGCCGTACTGGATGGCACCTGAGGTTATACATTCACACACAGGGTACAGTTTTAAGGCTGATATATGGTCTTTTGGTATCACCGCAATGGAGTTGGCACATGGGAGGCCTCCACTGTCTCATCTACCACCTTTTAAATCGTTGATCATGAAAATTACGAAGAGGTTTCGGTTTTCTGATCATTACGAGCAGGGCAAAGATGGAAAGGCAAagaaattttcgaaatatttCAAAGACATGGTTGGTTTATGCCTTGACCAGGACCCTTCAAAGAGGCCATCTGCGGAGAAGTTACTGAAGCATTCTTTTTTCAAGAATTGTAAGGGGAATGATTTCTTGGCGAAGAACGTGTTGCAGGGATTGGCAAGTGTTGAAAAAAGGTACAAAGTGGGAAAGATGCAGAGTGTTTTTTCACTGAATAAAAGCGACGAGGACGACGAGGACGACGTAAATGTAGGTGATATTTCGCTTGAAAATGGGAAGCAGAGAAGGATCAGTGGGTGGAACTTTAATGAAGAAGGGTTTGAATTGGAGCCTGTTTTCAAGAACTGTATAGAAGGTGATCAAAGAGGTGTGAAACAGGTGAGTTTTGAAGTAGAAACAATGCTTCAAGAAAATAGATCGAATTTCGATGGGGGCCAAAATGATGGCTGTGTTGACAAGGAAGTTGTTATGGACAGTTTGCTTCTTTTGAAGAAGAATTTGGATTGTCAAATGCAAGAGGTTCTGCAGATGATGGCATTGATGTCTGGGGAAGAGAGTGTAGAGATGATGGGGGTCAGCAGGGAAGAGCAGATGATGCAGGAGATTGAGGAGTTGAGAATGGAGGTGGAGAATGAGAAGAAGAAGAGGTTTGCATTCGAGATGGAATTGGAGTTTCTGAAATCGCAGCTCCTAAGGAAGTAG
- the LOC140835197 gene encoding uncharacterized protein isoform X3, with protein sequence MTTFQFPIAEQEWTELYQMTPSQAESTRERKIELMLRPPYPPIYRKSQMPPVSEISEVTVIVDDAWKVGHLVDWWTTNCYWSGRIVRLFGNCKAMVMLKQPPLGEGETYKVLLKDVRPSLDWSPDRGWTVPPQGGKNGRVCARIIEPLNQAHEARQETVPGNKKDESEDRKTSDMQTRGSEVRRTLEQPQVPYKNHGAGGGVIQTQGSEDRRTSEIPPVPQKNHEAGGAVALNSVVNDTLEAAIMDLEELVNKVKWIQKILEQGVSLRDGVKPEWEFVDQSPASSAPK encoded by the exons ATGACTACTTTTCAATTTCCAATCGCAGAACAGGAATGGACTGAACTATATCAGATGACTCCTTCTCAAGCGGAGAGTACAAGAGAAAGAAAAATCGAATTGATGTTACGGCCACCCTACCCACCCATCTACCGTAAAAGCCAAATGCCCCCTGTCAGTGAGATTTCAGAGGTGACAGTGATTGTTGATGATGCATGGAAGGTCGGGCATTTAGTGGACTGGTGGACTACTAATTGTTATTGGTCCGGGAGAATTGTGAGGTTATTTGGCAATTGCAAGGCCATG GTTATGCTGAAACAACCACCACTCGGTGAAGGTGAAACCTATAAAGTTCTTTTAAAGGATGTACGCCCGTCTCTAGATTGGTCTCCTGATCGTGGTTGGACTGTGCCACCTCAG GGTGGGAAAAACGGTCGTGTTTGTGCTCGGATTATCGAACCTCTAAATCAAG CCCACGAAGCACGTCAAGAAACCGTGCCTGGCAATAAAAAAGATGAATCAGAGGACAGAAAAACATCGGATATGCAGACACGAGGTTCCGAAGTCAGAAGAACGCTAGAACAACCCCAAGTTCCCTATAAGAACCATGGAGCTGGTGGAGGTGTCATCCAAACACAAGGTTCTGAAGACAGAAGAACATCAGAAATACCCCCAGTTCCCCAAAAGAACCATGAAGCTGGTGGCGCGGTTGCCCTCAACTCCGTGGTGAACGATACATTAGAGGCTGCAATAATGGACTTGGAAGAACTTGTAAATAAGGTCAAATGGATACAGAAAATTTTAGAACAGGGGGTTTCTCTTCGTGATGGTGTGAAGCCTGAATGGGAGTTTGTGGATCAGTCTCCCGCTTCTTCAGCTCCTAAGTAA
- the LOC140835197 gene encoding uncharacterized protein isoform X2 encodes MDEKINLPFKIGDLAEARTFEDGFRGAWFRCKIIEISTREGNIGHVSEYYDFPDEKQEWTELYQMTPSQAESTRERKIELMLRPPYPPIYRKSQMPPVSEISEVTVIVDDAWKVGHLVDWWTTNCYWSGRIVRLFGNCKAMVMLKQPPLGEGETYKVLLKDVRPSLDWSPDRGWTVPPQGGKNGRVCARIIEPLNQAHEARQETVPGNKKDESEDRKTSDMQTRGSEVRRTLEQPQVPYKNHGAGGGVIQTQGSEDRRTSEIPPVPQKNHEAGGAVALNSVVNDTLEAAIMDLEELVNKVKWIQKILEQGVSLRDGVKPEWEFVDQSPASSAPK; translated from the exons ATTATAGAGATCTCCACGAGAGAAGGGAATATTGGGCATGTCTCAGAATATTATGACTTCCCTGATGAAA AACAGGAATGGACTGAACTATATCAGATGACTCCTTCTCAAGCGGAGAGTACAAGAGAAAGAAAAATCGAATTGATGTTACGGCCACCCTACCCACCCATCTACCGTAAAAGCCAAATGCCCCCTGTCAGTGAGATTTCAGAGGTGACAGTGATTGTTGATGATGCATGGAAGGTCGGGCATTTAGTGGACTGGTGGACTACTAATTGTTATTGGTCCGGGAGAATTGTGAGGTTATTTGGCAATTGCAAGGCCATG GTTATGCTGAAACAACCACCACTCGGTGAAGGTGAAACCTATAAAGTTCTTTTAAAGGATGTACGCCCGTCTCTAGATTGGTCTCCTGATCGTGGTTGGACTGTGCCACCTCAG GGTGGGAAAAACGGTCGTGTTTGTGCTCGGATTATCGAACCTCTAAATCAAG CCCACGAAGCACGTCAAGAAACCGTGCCTGGCAATAAAAAAGATGAATCAGAGGACAGAAAAACATCGGATATGCAGACACGAGGTTCCGAAGTCAGAAGAACGCTAGAACAACCCCAAGTTCCCTATAAGAACCATGGAGCTGGTGGAGGTGTCATCCAAACACAAGGTTCTGAAGACAGAAGAACATCAGAAATACCCCCAGTTCCCCAAAAGAACCATGAAGCTGGTGGCGCGGTTGCCCTCAACTCCGTGGTGAACGATACATTAGAGGCTGCAATAATGGACTTGGAAGAACTTGTAAATAAGGTCAAATGGATACAGAAAATTTTAGAACAGGGGGTTTCTCTTCGTGATGGTGTGAAGCCTGAATGGGAGTTTGTGGATCAGTCTCCCGCTTCTTCAGCTCCTAAGTAA